A single genomic interval of Lynx canadensis isolate LIC74 chromosome A2, mLynCan4.pri.v2, whole genome shotgun sequence harbors:
- the HYAL2 gene encoding hyaluronidase-2, with protein sequence MWAGLGPAITLAVVWAAAAWATQLKPTAPPIFTGRPFVVAWDVPTQDCGPRLKVPLDLKAFDVQASPNEGFVNQNITIFYHDRLGLYPRFSSVGRSVHGGVPQNGSLWAHLKMLQEHVEHYIRTQEPAGLAVIDWEDWRPVWVRNWQDKDIYRQSSRQLVAVRHPDWPSDRVVKQAQYEFEFAARQFMLETLRFVKAVRPRHLWGFYLFPDCYNHDYVQNWETYTGRCPDVEVSRNDQLAWLWAESTALFPSVYLDETLASSTHGRNFVSFRVQEALRVAHTHHPNHALPVYVFTRPTYSRKLTGLSEMDLISTIGESAALGAAGVILWGDAGYTTSTETCQYLKDYLTRLLVPYVVNVSWAAQYCSRAQCHGHGRCVRRDPSASTFLHLSASSFRLVPSHVPGEPQLRPEGELSWADLNHLQTHFRCQCYLGWGGEQCQWDHTRAAGGASGAWAGSHLTGPLAVVALALTWTL encoded by the exons ATGTGGGCAGGCTTGGGCCCTGCCATCACACTGGCTGTGGTGTGGGCGGCGGCAGCATGGGCCACCCAGCTCAAGCCCACAGCGCCACCCATCTTTACAGGCCGACCCTTTGTGGTAGCATGGGACGTGCCCACACAAGATTGTGGCCCTCGCCTCAAGGTGCCACTGGACCTAAAGGCCTTTGATGTACAGGCCTCACCTAATGAGGGTTTTGTGAACCAGAACATCACCATTTTCTACCATGACCGGCTGGGCCTGTATCCCCGCTTCAGTTCAGTGGGAAGGTCAGTGCACGGTGGCGTGCCACAGAATGGCAGCCTCTGGGCACATCTGAAGATGCTGCAGGAACACGTGGAGCACTACATTCGTACACAGGAGCCTGCAGGGCTGGCAGTTATCGACTGGGAGGACTGGCGGCCTGTGTGGGTGCGCAACTGGCAGGACAAGGACATATACCGTCAATCATCACGCCAGTTGGTGGCTGTTCGCCACCCTGACTGGCCATCAGATCGTGTAGTCAAGCAGGCGCAATACGAGTTTGAATTCGCTGCACGGCAGTTCATGCTGGAGACACTGCGCTTTGTCAAGGCAGTTCGGCCTCGGCACCTCTGGGGCTTCTACCTCTTCCCAGACTGTTATAACCATGATTATGTGCAGAACTGGGAGACCTATACAGGCCGCTGCCCTGACGTTGAGGTCTCCCGAAATGACCAGCTGGCCTGGCTGTGGGCAGAGAGCACAgccctcttcccctctgtctACCTGGACGAGACACTTGCGTCCTCCACCCACGGCCGCAACTTTGTCAGCTTCCGTGTTCAGGAGGCCCTTCGTGTGGCTCACACCCACCACCCCAACCACGCACTCCCGGTCTACGTCTTCACGCGACCCACCTATAGTCGCAAGCTCACGGGGCTTAGTGAG ATGGATCTCATCTCCACCATTGGTGAGAGTGCAGCCCTGGGTGCGGCCGGTGTCATCCTCTGGGGCGATGCAGGCTACACCACCAGCACG GAGACCTGCCAGTACCTCAAGGATTACCTGACGCGGCTGCTGGTCCCCTACGTAGTCAACGTGTCCTGGGCTGCCCAGTATTGCAGCCGGGCCCAGTGCCATGGCCACGGGCGCTGTGTGCGTCGCGACCCCAGCGCCAGTACCTTCCTGCACCTCAGTGCCAGCAGCTTCCGCTTGGTGCCTAGCCATGTACCTGGTGAGCCGCAGCTGCGACCAGAGGGGGAGCTCAGCTGGGCTGATCTCAACCACCTGCAGACGCACTTTCGCTGCCAGTGCTACTTAGGTTGGGGCGGTGAGCAATGCCAGTGGGACCACACACGGGCAGCTGGGGGTGCCAGTGGGGCCTGGGCTGGGTCCCACCTCACTGGCCCACTGGCTGTGGTAGCCCTGGCCCTCACCTGGACTTTATAG
- the HYAL1 gene encoding hyaluronidase-1 isoform X1, whose product MRPFSPEVSLEPPCAMAVHLLPIYALFLTLLDKIQGSRSPMVPNQPFTTIWNANTQWCLEKYGVDVDVSVFDVVANPGQTFRGPDMTIFYSYQLGTYPYYTSAGEPVFGGLPQNASLDTHLAHSFQDILAAIPASDFSGLAVIDWEAWRPRWAFNWDAKDIYRQRSRSLVQAQHPDWPAPWVEAAARDQFQEAAQAWMAGTLKLGQALRPRGLWGFYGFPDCYNYDFLSPNYTGQCPPGICAQNDQLGWLWGQSRALYPSIYMPTELEGTGKGQVYVRHRVGEAFRVAVGAGDPDLPVLPYAQIFYDGTNRSLPLDELEHSLGESAAQGAAGVVLWVSWENTRTKESCQAIKEYVDTTLGPFVLNVTSGALLCSQALCSGHGRCARRPSHPEALLILNPTSFSIQPTPGGGPLTLQGALSLEDRMQMAVEFKCRCYRGWKGAWCEKQGTW is encoded by the exons ATGAGGCCCTTCAGCCCTGAG GTTTCACTAGAACCACCCTGTGCCATGGCAGTCCACCTGCTTCCCATCTACGCCCTCTTCCTGACCTTGCTGGACAAAATCCAAGGCTCCAGGAGCCCCATGGTACCCAACCAGCCCTTCACCACCATCTGGAATGCAAACACCCAGTGGTGCCTGGAGAAATACGGCGTGGACGTGGACGTCAGTGTCTTTGATGTGGTGGCCAACCCGGGGCAGACCTTCCGCGGCCCTGACATGACCATTTTCTACAGCTACCAGCTGGGCACCTACCCCTACTACACGTCTGCCGGGGAGCCTGTGTTTGGTGGGCTGCCCCAGAATGCCAGCCTGGATACCCACCTGGCCCACTCATTCCAGGACATCCTGGCTGCCATCCCTGCGTCTGACTTCTCAGGGCTGGCAGTCATCGATTGGGAGGCATGGCGCCCACGCTGGGCCTTCAACTGGGACGCCAAAGACATTTATCGGCAGCGCTCACGGTCACTGGTGCAGGCGCAGCATCCTGACTGGCCAGCTCCTTGGGTGGAGGCCGCAGCTCGGGACCAGTTCCAGGAGGCTGCACAGGCCTGGATGGCAGGCACCCTCAAGCTGGGGCAAGCACTGAGGCCTCGTGGCCTCTGGGGCTTCTATGGCTTCCCTGACTGCTATAACTATGACTTTCTAAGCCCCAACTATACAGGCCAGTGCCCCCCGGGTATCTGTGCCCAGAATGACCAGCTGGGGTGGCTGTGGGGTCAGAGCCGTGCCCTCTACCCCAGCATCTACATGCCTACAGAGCTAGAgggcacagggaagggacaggtgTATGTGCGGCACCGTGTAGGTGAGGCATTCCGTGTGGCTGTGGGTGCTGGGGACCCTGATCTGCCAGTGCTGCCCTATGCCCAGATCTTCTACGACGGGACGAACCGCTCTCTGCCTTTG GATGAGCTGGAGCACAGCCTGGGGGAAAGTGCAGCCCAGGGGGCAGCAGGAGTGGTACTCTGGGTGAGCTGGGAGAACACAAGAACTAAG GAATCATGCCAGGCCATCAAGGAGTATGTGGACACCACACTGGGGCCCTTTGTCCTCAACGTGACCAGCGGGGCTCTTCTGTGCAGTCAAGCCCTATGCTCAGGCCATGGTCGCTGtgccaggcgccccagccaccCTGAGGCCCTCCTCATCCTCAACCCCACCAGTTTCTCCATCCAGCCCACACCTGGTGGTGGGCCCCTGACCCTACAAGGTGCCCTCTCACTTGAGGATCGGATGCAGATGGCTGTGGAGTTCAAATGTCGCTGCTACCGTGGCTGGAAGGGAGCATGGTGTGAGAAGCAAGGCACGTGGTAA
- the HYAL1 gene encoding hyaluronidase-1 isoform X2 — translation MRPFSPEVSLEPPCAMAVHLLPIYALFLTLLDKIQGSRSPMVPNQPFTTIWNANTQWCLEKYGVDVDVSVFDVVANPGQTFRGPDMTIFYSYQLGTYPYYTSAGEPVFGGLPQNASLDTHLAHSFQDILAAIPASDFSGLAVIDWEAWRPRWAFNWDAKDIYRQRSRSLVQAQHPDWPAPWVEAAARDQFQEAAQAWMAGTLKLGQALRPRGLWGFYGFPDCYNYDFLSPNYTGQCPPGICAQNDQLGWLWGQSRALYPSIYMPTELEGTGKGQVYVRHRVGEAFRVAVGAGDPDLPVLPYAQIFYDGTNRSLPLESCQAIKEYVDTTLGPFVLNVTSGALLCSQALCSGHGRCARRPSHPEALLILNPTSFSIQPTPGGGPLTLQGALSLEDRMQMAVEFKCRCYRGWKGAWCEKQGTW, via the exons ATGAGGCCCTTCAGCCCTGAG GTTTCACTAGAACCACCCTGTGCCATGGCAGTCCACCTGCTTCCCATCTACGCCCTCTTCCTGACCTTGCTGGACAAAATCCAAGGCTCCAGGAGCCCCATGGTACCCAACCAGCCCTTCACCACCATCTGGAATGCAAACACCCAGTGGTGCCTGGAGAAATACGGCGTGGACGTGGACGTCAGTGTCTTTGATGTGGTGGCCAACCCGGGGCAGACCTTCCGCGGCCCTGACATGACCATTTTCTACAGCTACCAGCTGGGCACCTACCCCTACTACACGTCTGCCGGGGAGCCTGTGTTTGGTGGGCTGCCCCAGAATGCCAGCCTGGATACCCACCTGGCCCACTCATTCCAGGACATCCTGGCTGCCATCCCTGCGTCTGACTTCTCAGGGCTGGCAGTCATCGATTGGGAGGCATGGCGCCCACGCTGGGCCTTCAACTGGGACGCCAAAGACATTTATCGGCAGCGCTCACGGTCACTGGTGCAGGCGCAGCATCCTGACTGGCCAGCTCCTTGGGTGGAGGCCGCAGCTCGGGACCAGTTCCAGGAGGCTGCACAGGCCTGGATGGCAGGCACCCTCAAGCTGGGGCAAGCACTGAGGCCTCGTGGCCTCTGGGGCTTCTATGGCTTCCCTGACTGCTATAACTATGACTTTCTAAGCCCCAACTATACAGGCCAGTGCCCCCCGGGTATCTGTGCCCAGAATGACCAGCTGGGGTGGCTGTGGGGTCAGAGCCGTGCCCTCTACCCCAGCATCTACATGCCTACAGAGCTAGAgggcacagggaagggacaggtgTATGTGCGGCACCGTGTAGGTGAGGCATTCCGTGTGGCTGTGGGTGCTGGGGACCCTGATCTGCCAGTGCTGCCCTATGCCCAGATCTTCTACGACGGGACGAACCGCTCTCTGCCTTTG GAATCATGCCAGGCCATCAAGGAGTATGTGGACACCACACTGGGGCCCTTTGTCCTCAACGTGACCAGCGGGGCTCTTCTGTGCAGTCAAGCCCTATGCTCAGGCCATGGTCGCTGtgccaggcgccccagccaccCTGAGGCCCTCCTCATCCTCAACCCCACCAGTTTCTCCATCCAGCCCACACCTGGTGGTGGGCCCCTGACCCTACAAGGTGCCCTCTCACTTGAGGATCGGATGCAGATGGCTGTGGAGTTCAAATGTCGCTGCTACCGTGGCTGGAAGGGAGCATGGTGTGAGAAGCAAGGCACGTGGTAA
- the LSMEM2 gene encoding leucine-rich single-pass membrane protein 2, producing MPEDTQEDTLALTPSTSTRSRAPLAPNHIQEVRLHQVESISDLHSGGSLRPYLTEEVQPWDELLGILPPSLCAQAGCSPVHSRGGFLLLALLVFTCLALAILAVYLSVLQSESLRMLAHTLRTQEETLLRLRLASLSQLRRLNSSEAQAPS from the exons ATGCCTGAGGACACCCAAGAAG ACACCTTGGCACTAACACCGAGCACGAGCACGAGGAGCAGGGCGCCACTGGCCCCCAACCACATACAGGAGGTGCGCCTGCACCAGGTGGAGTCCATCAGCGACCTACACAGTGGAG GTTCGCTGCGCCCCTACCTGACTGAGGAGGTGCAGCCATGGGACGAGCTGCTGGGTATCTTGCCACCGTCGCTGTGTGCCCAGGCTGGCTGCAGCCCTGTGCACAGCAGGGGAGGCTTCCTGCTGCTCGCATTGCTGGTGTTCACCTGCCTGGCACTTGCCATCCTGGCTGTCTACCTGAGCG TGCTGCAGAGTGAATCCCTCCGCATGCTGGCGCACACACTGCGCACACAGGAAGAGACGCTGCTCAGACTCCGGCTTGCCAGCCTCAGCCAGCTGCGGAGGCTCAACTCCAGTGAGGCCCAAGCACCCAGCTGA
- the IFRD2 gene encoding interferon-related developmental regulator 2 isoform X1: protein MPRARKGSAPRKGGQRRGAGARSRTQADSGSSEDEAVSEARSTTSECPSLLSTAAEDSLGGDAVDEQGQQEDLEEKLKEYVDCLTDKSAKTRQGALESLRLALASRLLPDFLLERRLTLADALEKCLKKGKGEEQALAAAVLGLLCVQLGPGPKGEELFHSLQPLLVSVLSDGTACPAARLHCASALGLGCYVAAADVQDLVSCLNCLEGVFSRSCGMGGSTAPVVPASLHGLLCAALQAWALLLTVCPSTHINHILDRQLPRLPQLLSSESVNLRIAAGETIALLFELARDLEEDFIYEDMDALCNALRTLATDSNKYRAKADRRRQRSTFRAVLHFVEGGECEEESVRFGLEVLYVDSWARRRIYSAFKDVLGSGMHHHLQNNELLRDIFGLGPVLVLDATALKACKISRFEKHLYNAAAFKARTKARSRVRDKRADIL from the exons ATGCCCCGCGCCCGTAAGGGCAGCGCACCCCGCAAGGGTGGCCAGCGCCGCGGAGCGG GTGCCCGGAGCAGAACCCAAGCTGACTCAGGTTCCAGTGAGGATGAGGCAGTCAGTGAGGCCCGCAGCACCACCAGTGAATGCCCCAGCCTTCTTAGCACTGCAGCAGAGGACAGCCTTG GGGGGGATGCCGTGGATGAGCAGGGCCAGCAGGAAGACCTTGAGGAGAAACTGAAGGAGTATGTGGACTGCCTCACAGACAAGAG TGCCAAGACCCGGCAGGGTGCTCTCGAGAGCCTTCGCCTGGCCCTGGCATCCCGCTTACTCCCTGACTTCTTGCTGGAGCGCCGCCTCACACTGGCTGATGCCTTGGAAAAGTGCCTCAAGAAAG ggaagggggaggaacaGGCCCTAGCCGCTGCCGTGCTAGGCCTGCTCTGTGTGCAGCTGGGCCCTGGACCCAAGGGCGAGGAGCTATTTCACAGCCTACAGCCCCTCCTGGTCTCTGTGCTCAGTGATGGCACAGCTTGTCCTGCTGCTCGGCTTCAC TGTGCTTCTGCTCTTGGTTTGGGGTGCTATGTGGCTGCTGCCGATGTCCAG GACCTGGTGTCTTGCCTCAACTGCTTGGAAGGTGTTTTCAGCCGGTCCTGTGGAATGGGTGGCTCCACAGCCCCTGTGGTCCCTGCCAGCCTGCATGGCCTGCTCTGTGCTGCCCTGCAGGCCTGGGCATTGCTACTCACCGTCTGCCCTAGCACCCATATCAACCACATCCTGGACAG GCAGCTGCCCCGGCTGCCCCAGCTCTTGTCCAGCGAAAGTGTGAACCTGCGAATCGCTGCCGGCGAGACCATCGCACTGCTCTTTGAGCTGGCCCGGGACCTTGAG GAGGATTTTATTTACGAGGACATGGATGCCCTCTGCAATGCCCTGCGAACCCTGGCCACCGACAGCAACAAGTACCGTGCCAAGGCTGACCGCCGGCGTCAGCGCTCTACTTTCCGCGCTGTGCTGCACTTTGTTGAG GGCGGTGAGTGTGAGGAAGAGTCGGTCCGCTTCGGGCTTGAGGTGCTCTATGTGGACAGCTGGGCTCGGCGCCGCATCTATTCTGCCTTCAAGGATGTGCTGGGATCGGGCATGCACCACCATCTCCAG AACAACGAGCTACTCCGTGATATCTTTGGCCTGGGTCCTGTCCTGGTGCTGGATGCCACTGCCCTGAAGGCCTGCAAGATTTCACGTTTTGAGAAG cACCTATACAACGCCGCTGCCTTCAAAGCCCGGACCAAGGCACGCAGCCGTGTGCGAGACAAGCGGGCAGACATCCTGTGA
- the NAA80 gene encoding LOW QUALITY PROTEIN: N-alpha-acetyltransferase 80 (The sequence of the model RefSeq protein was modified relative to this genomic sequence to represent the inferred CDS: deleted 1 base in 1 codon), with protein MPVRVDPEIQLATLTLDPAHQPELTLSPRLAELTLGSACHPEMTLSPGSTELTLDPAHQPEETSAPNLAELTLEPVHCRPELLDACADLINEQWPRSRASRLHSLGQSSDAFPLCLMLLSPSPAPEAAPIVVGHARLSRVLDRPQSLLVETVVVARALRGRGFGRRLMEGLEVFAQARGFRRLHLTTHDQLQFYAHLGYQLGEPVQGLVFTSQRLPATLLRAFPRAPFPRQPCKASSLTAQTAPRAPKGPSLPPPPPLPEPLTTSPPPPAGPPPQSLLETQYQDLRGCPIFWMEKDI; from the exons ATGCCAGTCAGAGTTGACCCTGAGATCCAA CTGGCCACGCTGACCCTGGATCCTGCACACCAGCCAGAGCTGACCCTGAGCCCCAGGCTAGCTGAGCTGACCCTGGGTTCTGCATGCCATCCAGAGATGACCCTCAGTCCTGGCTCGACTGAGCTGACCCTGGATCCCGCACACCAGCCAGAGGAGACCTCAGCCCCCAACCTGGCTGAACTGACCCTGGAGCCTGTGCACTGCCGACCTGAGCTCCTGGATGCCTGTGCCGACCTCATCAATGAGCAGTGGCCCCGCAGCCGTGCCTCCCGCCTGCATTCCTTGGGCCAGTCCTCAGACGCCTTCCCCCTCTGCCTGATGCTGCTGAGCCCCAGCCCCGCACCTGAGGCAGCCCCCATCGTGGTGGGCCATGCCCGCTTGTCACGGGTGCTGGACCGGCCCCAGAGCCTCCTAGTGGAGACAGTGGTGGTGGCCCGGGCTCTGAGGGGCCGTGGCTTTGGCCGCCGCCTCATGGAGGGCCTGGAGGTTTTTGCTCAGGCTCGGGGCTTCCGCCGACTACACCTCACTACCCATGACCAGCTGCAGTTCTATGCCCACCTGGGCTACCAGCTGGGTGAGCCTGTGCAGGGCCTAGTCTTCACCAGCCAACGGCTGCCTGCCACCCTGCTCAGGGCCTTCCCCAGAGCCCCCTTTCCCCGGCAACCCTGCAAGGCTTCTAGTCTGACTGCCCAAACTGCCCCAAGAGCCCCCAAGGGGCCATCATTGCCgccacctcctcccctgcctgagCCCTTGaccacctcacccccacctcctgcaggGCCCCCTCCACAAAGCCTGCTGGAGACACAATACCAAGACCTGAGAGGATGTCCCATATTCTGGATGGAAAAAGACATCTGA
- the IFRD2 gene encoding interferon-related developmental regulator 2 isoform X2, translating to MPRARKGSAPRKGGQRRGAGARSRTQADSGSSEDEAVSEARSTTSECPSLLSTAAEDSLGGDAVDEQGQQEDLEEKLKEYVDCLTDKSAKTRQGALESLRLALASRLLPDFLLERRLTLADALEKCLKKGKGEEQALAAAVLGLLCVQLGPGPKGEELFHSLQPLLVSVLSDGTACPAARLHCASALGLGCYVAAADVQDLVSCLNCLEGVFSRSCGMGGSTAPVVPASLHGLLCAALQAWALLLTVCPSTHINHILDRRILFTRTWMPSAMPCEPWPPTATSTVPRLTAGVSALLSALCCTLLRAVSVRKSRSASGLRCSMWTAGLGAASILPSRMCWDRACTTISRTTSYSVISLAWVLSWCWMPLP from the exons ATGCCCCGCGCCCGTAAGGGCAGCGCACCCCGCAAGGGTGGCCAGCGCCGCGGAGCGG GTGCCCGGAGCAGAACCCAAGCTGACTCAGGTTCCAGTGAGGATGAGGCAGTCAGTGAGGCCCGCAGCACCACCAGTGAATGCCCCAGCCTTCTTAGCACTGCAGCAGAGGACAGCCTTG GGGGGGATGCCGTGGATGAGCAGGGCCAGCAGGAAGACCTTGAGGAGAAACTGAAGGAGTATGTGGACTGCCTCACAGACAAGAG TGCCAAGACCCGGCAGGGTGCTCTCGAGAGCCTTCGCCTGGCCCTGGCATCCCGCTTACTCCCTGACTTCTTGCTGGAGCGCCGCCTCACACTGGCTGATGCCTTGGAAAAGTGCCTCAAGAAAG ggaagggggaggaacaGGCCCTAGCCGCTGCCGTGCTAGGCCTGCTCTGTGTGCAGCTGGGCCCTGGACCCAAGGGCGAGGAGCTATTTCACAGCCTACAGCCCCTCCTGGTCTCTGTGCTCAGTGATGGCACAGCTTGTCCTGCTGCTCGGCTTCAC TGTGCTTCTGCTCTTGGTTTGGGGTGCTATGTGGCTGCTGCCGATGTCCAG GACCTGGTGTCTTGCCTCAACTGCTTGGAAGGTGTTTTCAGCCGGTCCTGTGGAATGGGTGGCTCCACAGCCCCTGTGGTCCCTGCCAGCCTGCATGGCCTGCTCTGTGCTGCCCTGCAGGCCTGGGCATTGCTACTCACCGTCTGCCCTAGCACCCATATCAACCACATCCTGGACAG GAGGATTTTATTTACGAGGACATGGATGCCCTCTGCAATGCCCTGCGAACCCTGGCCACCGACAGCAACAAGTACCGTGCCAAGGCTGACCGCCGGCGTCAGCGCTCTACTTTCCGCGCTGTGCTGCACTTTGTTGAG GGCGGTGAGTGTGAGGAAGAGTCGGTCCGCTTCGGGCTTGAGGTGCTCTATGTGGACAGCTGGGCTCGGCGCCGCATCTATTCTGCCTTCAAGGATGTGCTGGGATCGGGCATGCACCACCATCTCCAG AACAACGAGCTACTCCGTGATATCTTTGGCCTGGGTCCTGTCCTGGTGCTGGATGCCACTGCCCTGA
- the HYAL3 gene encoding hyaluronidase-3 — protein MIMQLGLALVLGMALCLGCGQPLLWAPERPFSVLWNIPSAHCKTRFGVHLPLEALGITANRGQRFHGQNITIFYKNQLGFYPYLGPRGTAHNGGIPQVVPLDRHLARAAYQIHLSLECGFAGLAVLDWEEWCPLWAGNWGRRRAYQEASWAWAQRVFPHLNPQEQLHKARAGFEQAARALMEDTLRLGQALKPHGFWGFYRFPACGNGWHGTAFNYTGHCHPATLARNTQLHWLWAASSALFPSIYLPPKLPPIHHQAFVRYRLEEAFRVALVGHPHPLPVLAYARLTYRHSGRFLSQDDLVQTIGVTAALGAAGVVLWGDLSFSSSEEKCWHLHDYLVGTLGPYVINVTRAAITCSHQRCHGHGRCARQDGGQLEAFLHLQPDGSPGAWESFSCRCYPGWAGPTCQEPRPEPRPEEAT, from the exons ATGATCATGCAGCTGGGCCTCGCCCTGGTACTAGGAATGGCCCTGTGCCTGGGGTGTGGCCAGCCCCTGCTGTGGGCTCCTGAACGTCCCTTCTCTGTGCTATGGAACATACCCTCAGCACACTGTAAGACTCGCTTTGGCGTGCACCTGCCACTAGAGGCTCTGGGCATCACAGCCAACCGTGGCCAGCGTTTCCATGGCCAGAACATCACCATCTTCTACAAGAACCAGCTTGGCTTCTATCCCTACCTTGGGCCCAGGGGCACAGCTCATAACGGGGGCATCCCCCAGGTTGTCCCTCTTGACCGCCACCTGGCACGGGCTGCCTACCAGATCCATCTCAGCCTAGAATGTGGCTTTGCTGGCCTGGCAGTGCTGGACTGGGAAGAGTGGTGTCCACTCTGGGCCGGGAACTGGGGCCGCCGCCGAGCCTACCAGGAAGCTTCATGGGCTTGGGCACAGCGGGTATTCCCCCACCTGAACCCCCAGGAGCAGCTCCACAAGGCCCGTGCTGGCTTTGAACAGGCAGCCCGTGCCCTGATGGAGGACACACTACGGCTAGGCCAGGCACTGAAGCCCCATGGGTTCTGGGGCTTCTATCGCTTCCCAGCCTGTGGCAATGGCTGGCATGGTACAGCTTTCAATTACACAGGCCACTGCCACCCAGCCACTCTAGCCCGAAACACACAACTGCATTGGCTCTGGGCTGCCTCCAGCGCCCTCTTCCCCAGCATTTACCTCCCACCCAAGCTGCCACCTATTCACCACCAGGCATTTGTCCGATACCGCCTGGAAGAAGCCTTCCGTGTGGCCCTTGTTGGGCACCCACATCCCCTGCCTGTCCTGGCCTATGCCCGCCTCACATACCGGCATTCTGGGAGGTTCCTGTCCCAG GATGACCTCGTGCAGACCATTGGTGTGACCGCAGCACTAGGGGCAGCCGGCGTGGTGCTCTGGGGGGACCTGAGCTTCTCCAGCTCTGAG GAGAAGTGCTGGCATCTCCATGACTACCTAGTGGGCACCCTGGGTCCCTATGTAATCAATGTGACCAGGGCAGCCATAACCTGCAGTCACCAGCGGTGCCATGGCCATGGGCGTTGTGCCCGCCAAGATGGAGGACAGCTGGAAGCCTTTCTGCATCTGCAGCCAGATGGCAGCCCTGGAGCTTGGGAGTCCTTTAGCTGCCGTTGTTACCCGGGCTGGGCTGGCCCTACCTGCCAGGAGCCTAGACCTGAGCCTAGGCCTGAAGAAGCAACATAA